From the genome of Microcoleus sp. FACHB-672:
CAACCGGCACACCATCTTGAACTAAGGAAGGCTGAGGTTTCCCTTGCAAGAAGTTGCCGGCCATTGCCAACATCGCATTTATCTTGCGAGTGCGCCACTCATCAATCAATGGCTGAACACCGGCAGCCGGCAGCCGGCGCTGCATTGCTTCAAAAAGATAAGCCGCATGGCCGGTTTCATCGTTAGCAACGCTGAGCATTCCCTTTTTAAGGTTAGCGCTATGGAAATCGTCATCCGGCAGGACGTTCGCCATCCGTGCGAAATCTTTGCTGGCATCAAGTTCCAGAATATATGTACTGGCCATAAACACGTTCCAGTCAATATTTTGAGGCTTAAGTTGCTCTTGATCGTAACCCTCAAAATAAGCGCCAAAGAACGGACTGCGCTTTGGCTTGTCTTGCTTGCCGGTTTCTGCCGGTTTGGGCAAATTCTTGAAGTCAATCACTTGCTTGTTGAGCTGTTTTAGGGCGTGGGCAAAAATTTGACCGTGACGCTTTTCGTCAGCCGCATGGCGAGCCAATTTTTCTGCAAGCCAGGCATCACCTTCATCGGCAGCTCGTTTTGAGAGTGTTTCTAAGAAGGGAACTGAGCCGGCTTCTGCCAATTGTAGCCCTGCTAAGGTATTAGGTCGAGTCAGAGGATCTCGTA
Proteins encoded in this window:
- a CDS encoding ferritin-like domain-containing protein — its product is MNFFTHVLHLVGSGAVAYISARNLRDPLTRPNTLAGLQLAEAGSVPFLETLSKRAADEGDAWLAEKLARHAADEKRHGQIFAHALKQLNKQVIDFKNLPKPAETGKQDKPKRSPFFGAYFEGYDQEQLKPQNIDWNVFMASTYILELDASKDFARMANVLPDDDFHSANLKKGMLSVANDETGHAAYLFEAMQRRLPAAGVQPLIDEWRTRKINAMLAMAGNFLQGKPQPSLVQDGVPVEMPEPTFAK